One window of Triticum dicoccoides isolate Atlit2015 ecotype Zavitan chromosome 5A, WEW_v2.0, whole genome shotgun sequence genomic DNA carries:
- the LOC119297104 gene encoding SKP1-like protein 1, protein MATVEACEKKMIMLKSADGEEFEVEEAVTMEWQTIRHMIEDDCADKGISIPNINSKVLSKVIEYCNKHVLAKTVDVSSGATGATASDTMAPAALAEDLKIWDAEFINVDPDTLFELIKAASYLDIKGLLDLTCQTAADMISGKPPEEIRNFFNIENDYLPEDEEKIRRENPWAFQ, encoded by the exons ATGGCGACCGTAGAGGCATGTGAGAAGAAGATGATAATGCTCAAGTCGGCCGATGGCGAGGAGTTCGAGGTGGAGGAGGCAGTCACCATGGAGTGGCAGACCATCCGCCACATGATCGAGGATGACTGCGCCGACAAAGGCATTTCGATACCCAACATCAACTCCAAGGTCCTCTCCAAGGTCATcgagtattgcaataaacatgtccTGGCCAAGACAGTTGACGTCTCTAGTGGAGCCACAGGTGCTACTGCGTCTGACACCATGGCTCCTGCCGCCCTAGCCGAGGACCTCAAGATCTGGGACGCAGAATTCATCAACGTCGACCCTGACACCCTCTTCGAACTCATCAAG GCTGCAAGTTACCTCGACATCAAGGGGTTGTTGGACCTGACTTGCCAGACTGCTGCAGACATGATTAGTGGCAAACCTCCAGAGGAGATCCGTAATTTCTTCAACATCGAGAACGACTACTTGCCAGAGGACGAGGAGAAGATCCGCAGGGAGAACCCGTGGGCATTTCAGTAG